In Suricata suricatta isolate VVHF042 chromosome 14, meerkat_22Aug2017_6uvM2_HiC, whole genome shotgun sequence, one DNA window encodes the following:
- the C14H12orf43 gene encoding protein CUSTOS isoform X1: MAAPNGALSDMENSSSSSSDAEELARCREAAMPAWGLEQHPRGPEKPRAGAANNQSPASQPSLRRKVDEHEQDGNELQTTPEFRAHIAKKLGDLLDSSITISEVAKGPKKPEIQKAPPEDDGFRLFFTSIPGGSDKKAASQPCRKRLPSGSSSEDSGEQWRRCQEAAVSASDILQDSAIHGPVKVEKEAKKKKKKLKKKAKKEVNADSVTATAATTSGAAVGKQETQSPKLNGDQASLGIKKKRKRKKAKKGSEASASPPTKSAVATPAN; encoded by the exons ATGGCGGCGCCCAATGGTGCCTTGAGCGATATGGAGaatagtagcagcagcagcagcgatgCAGAGGAGTTGGCACGGTGCCGGGAGGCAGCGATGCCGGCCTGGGGCTTGGAGCAGCACCCGAGGGGGCCGGAGAAGCCAAGAGCCG GTGCTGCTAATAATCAGtcgccagccagccagccaagcCTCAG GCGTAAAGTGGACGAACATGAACAAGATGGCAATGAGCTTCAGACTACCCCTGAATTCCGAGCCCACATAGCCAAGAAACTAGGAGACCTGCTGGACAG CTCAATTACCATCTCAGAAGTAGCGAAGGGGCCGAAAAAGCCTGAGATACAGAAAGCCCCCCCAGAGGATGACG GCTTCCGCCTCTTCTTCACATCCATCCCTGGAGGCTCCGACAAGAAAGCTGCTTCCCAGCCCTGCCGAAAGCGGTTACCTTCCGGCTCCAG CAGTGAGGACAGCGGCGAGCAGTGGCGGCGGTGCCAGGAGGCGGCCGTGTCGGCCTCTGACATCCTCCAGGACTCTGCCATCCACGGCCCTGTCAAAGTGGAGAAAGAGgcgaagaagaagaaaaagaagttgaaaaagaaagccaagaaggAGGTCAATGCTGACTCGGTCACCGCCACCGCCGCCACCACAAGCGGGGCCGCTGTAGGGAAGCAGGAAACGCAGTCACCCAAGCTCAATGGAGACCAGGCGTCACTTGggatcaaaaagaagagaaagaggaaaaaagcaaagaagggcAGCGAGGCTTCCGCATCCCCACCAACAAAGAGTGCAGTGGCCACACCTGCAAACTGA
- the C14H12orf43 gene encoding protein CUSTOS isoform X2 — MAAPNGALSDMENSSSSSSDAEELARCREAAMPAWGLEQHPRGPEKPRAGAANNQSPASQPSLRRKVDEHEQDGNELQTTPEFRAHIAKKLGDLLDSSITISEVAKGPKKPEIQKAPPEDDGFRLFFTSIPGGSDKKAASQPCRKRLPSGSSEDSGEQWRRCQEAAVSASDILQDSAIHGPVKVEKEAKKKKKKLKKKAKKEVNADSVTATAATTSGAAVGKQETQSPKLNGDQASLGIKKKRKRKKAKKGSEASASPPTKSAVATPAN; from the exons ATGGCGGCGCCCAATGGTGCCTTGAGCGATATGGAGaatagtagcagcagcagcagcgatgCAGAGGAGTTGGCACGGTGCCGGGAGGCAGCGATGCCGGCCTGGGGCTTGGAGCAGCACCCGAGGGGGCCGGAGAAGCCAAGAGCCG GTGCTGCTAATAATCAGtcgccagccagccagccaagcCTCAG GCGTAAAGTGGACGAACATGAACAAGATGGCAATGAGCTTCAGACTACCCCTGAATTCCGAGCCCACATAGCCAAGAAACTAGGAGACCTGCTGGACAG CTCAATTACCATCTCAGAAGTAGCGAAGGGGCCGAAAAAGCCTGAGATACAGAAAGCCCCCCCAGAGGATGACG GCTTCCGCCTCTTCTTCACATCCATCCCTGGAGGCTCCGACAAGAAAGCTGCTTCCCAGCCCTGCCGAAAGCGGTTACCTTCCGGCTCCAG TGAGGACAGCGGCGAGCAGTGGCGGCGGTGCCAGGAGGCGGCCGTGTCGGCCTCTGACATCCTCCAGGACTCTGCCATCCACGGCCCTGTCAAAGTGGAGAAAGAGgcgaagaagaagaaaaagaagttgaaaaagaaagccaagaaggAGGTCAATGCTGACTCGGTCACCGCCACCGCCGCCACCACAAGCGGGGCCGCTGTAGGGAAGCAGGAAACGCAGTCACCCAAGCTCAATGGAGACCAGGCGTCACTTGggatcaaaaagaagagaaagaggaaaaaagcaaagaagggcAGCGAGGCTTCCGCATCCCCACCAACAAAGAGTGCAGTGGCCACACCTGCAAACTGA